A window of uncultured Litoreibacter sp. contains these coding sequences:
- the rmuC gene encoding DNA recombination protein RmuC, with translation MIQIGENSYSLSDPLVIATLTGAAIVLLIVVLLILALRASGRSARAAEPLMGQVNQLTQVVQGLSQGQAQLSGGLDSVAKSQTMTMQTMEVRLADVQQKMAERLHDNAIKTARSMSDLQERMNDTLHGSSEKTTKSLTQLQERLATIDKAQTNIEKLSGDVLSLQDILSNKQTRGAFGEIQLNDIVSKALPADSYAFQATLSNGKRADCLIHLPNPPGPIVIDAKFPLEAYEALVAAETKEDQARALTALGQAVRVHIKKISESYLIEGETADGALMFLPSEAVYAELHAKLPNIIREGFAARVWIVSPTTCMATLNTMRAILKDARMREQAGEIRKALKHLHRDVEIIGEKAGKLETHLRQAGDDVAGVITAATRAGKRADRLDNFDFEELAPDADTNVVPLGKAGD, from the coding sequence ATGATCCAGATCGGTGAAAATAGCTATTCGCTGAGCGATCCGCTGGTCATTGCGACCCTTACCGGAGCTGCAATCGTTCTTCTGATCGTTGTGTTGCTCATCTTGGCGCTGCGTGCATCTGGGCGCTCTGCCCGGGCGGCAGAACCACTTATGGGGCAGGTCAACCAGTTGACCCAAGTTGTTCAGGGCCTCAGCCAAGGCCAGGCTCAGCTTTCGGGTGGGCTCGATTCCGTTGCGAAGTCGCAAACCATGACGATGCAAACGATGGAAGTTCGCCTGGCGGATGTTCAGCAGAAAATGGCGGAGCGATTGCATGACAACGCCATCAAAACCGCGCGTTCAATGTCTGACCTGCAGGAACGGATGAACGACACGCTACATGGCTCGTCCGAGAAAACCACGAAATCGCTGACCCAGCTGCAAGAACGCCTTGCGACAATTGATAAGGCTCAGACCAATATCGAGAAGCTGTCAGGCGACGTGTTGTCGTTGCAGGATATTCTGTCCAACAAACAGACACGTGGGGCGTTTGGAGAAATCCAGCTGAACGACATCGTGTCCAAGGCATTGCCGGCGGACAGCTACGCGTTTCAAGCGACACTGTCGAACGGGAAGCGGGCGGATTGTCTGATCCACCTGCCAAACCCGCCGGGCCCAATCGTGATCGACGCGAAGTTTCCGCTTGAGGCCTACGAGGCGCTTGTCGCTGCGGAGACGAAAGAGGATCAGGCGCGGGCACTGACGGCTTTGGGGCAGGCAGTGCGGGTGCACATCAAGAAGATTTCGGAGAGCTACCTTATTGAAGGCGAGACGGCCGACGGGGCGCTCATGTTTTTGCCGTCAGAAGCGGTTTATGCGGAGCTTCACGCCAAGTTGCCCAACATCATCCGAGAAGGGTTTGCGGCGCGGGTCTGGATCGTGTCACCGACGACCTGCATGGCCACACTGAACACGATGCGGGCGATCCTGAAGGACGCCCGGATGCGGGAGCAGGCGGGGGAGATCCGGAAGGCATTGAAGCACCTGCACCGGGATGTGGAAATTATCGGCGAGAAGGCCGGAAAACTGGAGACCCATCTGAGGCAGGCAGGCGATGATGTGGCGGGGGTCATCACGGCGGCCACGCGGGCCGGAAAACGAGCGGATCGGTTGGATAACTTCGATTTCGAAGAGCTGGCCCCGGATGCGGACACCAATGTGGTGCCACTGGGCAAAGCGGGCGACTAG
- the mutL gene encoding DNA mismatch repair endonuclease MutL encodes MNAPDRNISPGPPKIRQLDDVAVNRIAAGEVVERPASAVKELIENALDAGASRIELAVQDGGKTLVRVTDDGHGISEADLPLALSRHATSKIDGSDLLNIHTFGFRGEALPSLGAVGRLTITSRARGADTAFQISVSGGAHDAARPAALNAGTVVELRDLFYATPARLKFLRTDRSEMQAISDVVKRLAMAEPYVGFTIRDLSGGDQGRVTFRADPQTGDMFDALGGRLRQILGSEFAENALQIDAEREGITLTGFAALPTYSRGSAIAQYLFVNGRPVRDKLLVGALRGAYSDFLSRDRHPAVALFLECDPQKVDVNVHPAKSEVRFRDPGVARGLIVSALKHALAEAGHRASTTVADATLGAFRPEPQGRIYQMDRPSQQALRASYQAQSPGFAEAAPEFAPASGRVEEVLEENPQDTPLGAARAQVHENYIIAQTTDGMVIVDGHAAHERLVYEKLKRQMSENGVAKQALLIPEIVELSEGDAARLLGHVDALASFGLVIEPFGQGAVAVRETPAILGVINAEALLRDILDEIDDLGQTQKLADKIEAVLSRVACHGSIRTGRIMRADEMNALLREMEATPHSGQCNHGRPTYVELKLADIEKLFGRT; translated from the coding sequence ATGAACGCCCCTGACCGCAACATAAGCCCAGGACCGCCTAAAATCAGGCAGTTAGACGATGTCGCCGTAAACCGCATCGCGGCTGGCGAGGTTGTGGAGCGCCCGGCCTCTGCCGTGAAGGAGTTGATCGAGAACGCGCTAGATGCCGGGGCATCCCGCATCGAGCTGGCGGTGCAGGACGGCGGCAAGACGCTGGTGCGTGTCACCGATGATGGCCACGGGATTTCGGAAGCGGATCTTCCGTTGGCGCTGTCGCGCCACGCCACCTCGAAAATTGATGGATCGGACCTTCTGAATATCCATACATTCGGCTTCCGAGGGGAGGCGTTGCCGTCTTTGGGGGCGGTCGGGCGGTTGACCATCACCTCCCGCGCGCGAGGAGCCGACACAGCATTCCAAATTTCAGTGAGCGGGGGTGCACATGACGCTGCGCGTCCTGCGGCGCTTAATGCCGGCACCGTCGTCGAATTGCGCGACTTGTTTTATGCGACACCGGCGCGGCTGAAGTTCCTGCGCACCGACCGGTCTGAGATGCAGGCGATCAGCGATGTCGTCAAAAGGCTCGCCATGGCGGAGCCTTACGTTGGCTTTACCATTCGCGACCTGTCCGGTGGCGACCAAGGGCGCGTCACTTTCAGGGCGGACCCGCAAACCGGCGACATGTTCGATGCGCTCGGCGGCCGGTTACGCCAAATCTTGGGAAGTGAGTTCGCCGAAAATGCCTTGCAGATTGATGCGGAACGGGAAGGCATCACCCTGACCGGTTTTGCGGCATTGCCCACCTACTCGCGCGGATCAGCAATTGCCCAGTATCTGTTCGTGAACGGCAGGCCGGTTCGTGACAAGCTGCTTGTTGGCGCGTTGCGCGGGGCCTATTCGGACTTCCTGTCGCGGGACCGTCATCCCGCGGTCGCACTATTTCTCGAATGCGACCCGCAAAAAGTCGATGTGAATGTCCATCCAGCCAAGTCAGAGGTCAGGTTTAGGGACCCGGGGGTCGCACGCGGCCTGATCGTATCAGCCTTAAAGCACGCACTTGCCGAGGCAGGGCATCGCGCCTCCACGACGGTAGCGGATGCGACACTCGGCGCATTTCGACCTGAACCTCAAGGGCGCATCTACCAAATGGACCGCCCTTCACAGCAGGCGCTGAGGGCCTCTTACCAAGCACAATCGCCGGGGTTCGCGGAAGCCGCCCCGGAGTTCGCCCCCGCAAGCGGACGCGTCGAAGAGGTTTTGGAGGAGAACCCGCAAGATACTCCGTTGGGCGCTGCGCGTGCGCAGGTTCACGAAAACTACATCATTGCGCAAACCACGGATGGGATGGTCATCGTGGACGGGCACGCCGCCCACGAGCGGTTGGTGTATGAAAAGCTGAAACGCCAGATGTCGGAAAACGGCGTCGCGAAGCAGGCTTTGCTGATCCCCGAGATCGTGGAGCTGTCCGAAGGGGATGCTGCAAGGCTGCTGGGACATGTAGACGCACTGGCCTCCTTTGGGCTGGTGATCGAGCCCTTCGGCCAAGGTGCCGTCGCGGTGCGCGAAACCCCGGCGATATTGGGTGTCATTAACGCTGAAGCGTTATTGCGCGACATTCTGGATGAGATCGATGATCTCGGGCAGACCCAGAAACTGGCCGATAAGATCGAGGCCGTCTTGAGCCGGGTTGCCTGCCATGGATCAATCCGCACAGGCCGCATCATGCGGGCCGACGAAATGAACGCCTTGCTGAGAGAGATGGAGGCGACCCCTCATAGCGGCCAATGCAATCACGGGCGACCTACTTACGTTGAATTGAAGCTGGCCGACATCGAGAAGTTGTTTGGGCGCACATGA
- a CDS encoding pitrilysin family protein yields the protein MIRFLLAALAVLTISLPARAIEIQEVTSPGGIKAWLVEEHSIPFTALEIRFKGGASLDRDGKRGAIHLMAGLIEEGTGELDSTTFAAAREALAASYDFDVYDDSFTISAQFLTENQPEALALLRSAVVEPRFDQPSIDRVRGQVVSIIKSDEKDPSAIARRAFTKQAFGDHPYGSPKEGTIESLNALTRDDIVAAHQDVFARDRLFVGAVGDITAEQLGVVLDDLLGDLPATGAPLPQKAEIGLTGAQTVVPFDVPQSTAIFGHEGIDRHDPDFFPAYVMNQVLGAGGFGSRLMEEVREKRGLTYGVSSFLVPKDHGYLIMGQVASSNDRIAEAIDVIRDEWAKMAADGVTEEELADAKKYLTGAYPLRFDGNSTIAGILVGMQMDDLPIDYVNTRNDKVNAVTLDDIKRVAARLLKPDALQFVVVGQPEGFESTN from the coding sequence ATGATCCGTTTTCTGCTGGCCGCACTGGCTGTTCTTACCATATCACTTCCCGCTCGGGCGATTGAAATTCAGGAAGTGACCTCGCCCGGTGGCATCAAGGCGTGGTTGGTTGAAGAACATTCGATCCCGTTCACAGCTCTTGAAATTCGATTCAAAGGGGGCGCATCGCTGGATCGCGACGGCAAGCGCGGGGCGATACACCTTATGGCCGGACTGATCGAAGAAGGGACCGGGGAGCTGGATTCGACGACTTTCGCAGCGGCCCGAGAAGCGCTTGCGGCAAGTTACGATTTCGATGTCTATGACGATTCCTTTACCATTTCTGCGCAATTCCTCACCGAGAACCAGCCTGAAGCGCTTGCATTGTTGCGTAGTGCGGTCGTTGAGCCCCGCTTTGACCAGCCCTCCATCGACAGGGTGCGTGGTCAGGTGGTGTCGATCATCAAGTCGGACGAAAAAGACCCGTCAGCCATTGCGCGGCGCGCTTTCACCAAACAGGCATTCGGGGACCACCCCTATGGCTCGCCCAAGGAAGGGACGATCGAGAGCCTGAACGCCCTGACACGCGACGACATTGTCGCCGCACATCAGGACGTGTTTGCCCGCGACCGGCTGTTCGTCGGAGCGGTTGGCGACATCACCGCGGAACAGCTTGGTGTTGTGCTTGATGACCTGCTAGGCGACCTGCCGGCGACGGGTGCGCCATTGCCGCAGAAGGCGGAGATTGGTCTGACGGGCGCGCAGACTGTGGTGCCCTTTGACGTTCCGCAATCGACCGCAATTTTTGGGCATGAGGGCATAGACCGCCACGACCCGGACTTTTTTCCCGCTTATGTCATGAATCAGGTGCTTGGCGCAGGTGGTTTCGGCTCCCGTCTAATGGAAGAAGTGCGCGAGAAACGTGGCCTGACATATGGCGTTTCCAGCTTCCTCGTTCCAAAGGATCACGGCTATCTGATAATGGGGCAGGTCGCCTCGTCAAACGATCGGATCGCCGAGGCAATCGACGTCATTCGGGACGAATGGGCCAAAATGGCCGCTGACGGTGTGACAGAAGAAGAATTGGCCGACGCCAAGAAATACCTGACTGGTGCTTATCCTCTGCGGTTTGACGGCAATTCGACTATCGCCGGCATCCTTGTCGGAATGCAAATGGACGACTTGCCCATCGATTATGTCAACACGCGCAATGACAAGGTCAACGCGGTTACATTGGACGACATCAAGCGGGTCGCAGCGCGGTTGCTGAAGCCGGATGCGTTGCAATTTGTGGTTGTTGGCCAGCCGGAAGGTTTCGAAAGCACCAACTAG
- a CDS encoding pitrilysin family protein: MLRLTLFALASLVTLPAAAAENVTTFTLDNGMEAVVIEDHRAPVVVHMLWYKAGAADEKPGVSGIAHFLEHLLFKATDKLEAGEFSAIVEANGGSDNAFTSWDYTAYFQRVAADRLGLMMEMESNRMRNIRLTEEDILTERDVILEERNQRTDSEPGSLFSEQRRSAQYMNHPYGIPIIGWRHEMEQLDREDALEFYRTFYAPNAAVLVVAGDVDPAEVEALAKKHYGPLEPTVGLPDRERPQEPPQLAERRVMFEDARVAQPYVIRTYLAPERDAGDQKEAAALTILADILGGSSATSVFGRALELGERKAVYTSAFYSGMNYDDTNFGVLIVPTPELSLEQAEAELDAVIAQFIEDGVDAAQLERVKTQIRASAIYENDNVGGLARRYGAALTSGLTVEDVQAWPSILEAVTEEDIIAAAKSVFSRKNAVTGWYQKPSAEVTQ, translated from the coding sequence ATGCTGCGCCTGACCCTGTTTGCCTTGGCTTCCCTTGTCACACTCCCCGCTGCGGCGGCTGAGAATGTCACCACATTCACGCTGGATAACGGTATGGAAGCGGTCGTGATCGAAGATCACCGCGCGCCTGTCGTTGTTCATATGCTTTGGTACAAGGCCGGTGCCGCCGACGAAAAGCCGGGGGTCTCTGGCATTGCGCATTTCCTAGAACACCTGCTGTTCAAGGCCACCGACAAGTTGGAGGCCGGAGAATTCTCCGCAATTGTTGAGGCAAATGGCGGTTCCGACAATGCCTTCACGTCCTGGGACTATACCGCCTACTTTCAGCGGGTGGCGGCAGACCGTCTGGGTCTGATGATGGAGATGGAATCGAATCGGATGCGCAATATCCGTTTGACCGAGGAAGACATCCTGACCGAACGCGACGTCATATTGGAAGAACGCAACCAACGCACCGACAGCGAACCAGGTTCGCTTTTCAGCGAGCAAAGACGGTCCGCCCAATACATGAATCATCCTTACGGCATTCCAATCATTGGGTGGCGTCATGAAATGGAACAGCTGGACCGCGAAGACGCGCTTGAATTCTATCGGACATTCTACGCCCCGAACGCCGCTGTTTTGGTGGTTGCCGGGGACGTCGACCCCGCCGAAGTCGAAGCGCTTGCAAAGAAACATTACGGCCCGCTTGAACCAACCGTTGGCTTGCCCGACCGTGAGCGACCGCAGGAGCCGCCCCAATTGGCTGAGCGCCGCGTTATGTTCGAAGATGCGCGTGTCGCGCAGCCCTATGTGATCCGCACCTACCTTGCGCCAGAACGCGACGCCGGTGATCAAAAGGAAGCGGCGGCGCTGACCATATTGGCTGACATCCTGGGTGGCAGTTCCGCAACCTCCGTCTTCGGGCGGGCCTTGGAGCTGGGAGAACGAAAGGCCGTTTACACCTCCGCCTTCTATTCTGGCATGAATTACGACGATACCAACTTCGGTGTTCTGATCGTCCCGACACCAGAGCTTAGCCTTGAGCAGGCAGAGGCCGAACTAGACGCCGTCATCGCACAGTTTATCGAGGACGGCGTTGACGCGGCTCAATTGGAGCGGGTGAAAACCCAAATCCGCGCATCCGCGATTTATGAGAATGACAATGTTGGCGGTCTGGCGCGGCGGTACGGTGCCGCTTTGACCTCCGGCCTCACAGTTGAGGACGTGCAAGCCTGGCCAAGCATTCTAGAAGCTGTGACCGAAGAAGACATTATTGCCGCCGCGAAATCGGTCTTTAGCCGTAAGAATGCGGTCACGGGCTGGTACCAAAAACCATCTGCTGAGGTGACCCAATGA
- a CDS encoding DUF3035 domain-containing protein has protein sequence MGRKAMILIGAAAAALTLSACDRNKDPQLLNVKANGDGPDEFAILPNKPLVQPEDYTTLPPPTPGGSNRTDATPEADAIVALGGNPNGGIRDGGLVNYASRYGVAPSIRGQLAKEDLEFRKKNDGRLLERVFNVNVYFKAYRKQSLDQYGELERLRRLGVRTVSAPPEGYEEPE, from the coding sequence ATGGGACGCAAGGCGATGATCCTGATTGGCGCAGCGGCAGCAGCCCTGACGTTGTCGGCCTGTGACCGGAACAAAGACCCGCAACTTCTCAACGTTAAAGCCAATGGCGACGGACCTGACGAGTTCGCGATTTTGCCGAACAAACCCTTGGTCCAGCCAGAAGACTACACAACCTTGCCACCTCCGACCCCTGGCGGTTCAAACCGTACAGACGCGACGCCTGAAGCTGATGCCATCGTTGCGCTGGGCGGAAACCCGAATGGCGGGATCAGAGATGGCGGCCTGGTGAACTACGCCTCTCGCTACGGCGTGGCGCCATCCATTCGCGGACAACTTGCAAAAGAAGACCTTGAGTTCCGCAAAAAGAATGACGGGCGACTTTTGGAGCGGGTTTTCAACGTAAATGTCTACTTCAAGGCCTATCGCAAGCAGTCTCTGGACCAATATGGCGAACTGGAACGCTTGCGTCGTCTGGGTGTTCGCACGGTGTCTGCGCCTCCGGAAGGGTATGAAGAACCTGAATAG
- a CDS encoding signal peptidase II, which produces MRVLALSALFAFVTDQLSKLYVMFGLQMQVGDELEVLPPLVVFKFGWNPGINFGLFGNSPEFARWILIALALGISAFLVWWANRSLTRTITFAGAGLIIGGAIANALDRVLYGAVADFLNMSCCGISNPYIFNIADIWIFAGAFALIIFNDDKSDNNTT; this is translated from the coding sequence ATGCGGGTTTTAGCGCTCTCGGCCCTGTTTGCCTTCGTTACGGATCAGCTGTCCAAGCTCTACGTCATGTTTGGACTGCAGATGCAGGTTGGTGACGAGTTGGAGGTGTTGCCTCCGTTGGTGGTCTTCAAGTTCGGTTGGAACCCCGGGATCAACTTTGGCCTTTTCGGAAACAGTCCCGAGTTTGCGCGATGGATCTTGATCGCGCTTGCATTGGGAATTTCCGCTTTTTTGGTATGGTGGGCCAACCGATCCCTGACAAGAACCATCACCTTCGCCGGCGCTGGTTTGATCATTGGTGGCGCGATTGCCAATGCGTTGGACAGGGTGCTGTATGGCGCTGTGGCTGATTTCTTGAATATGTCGTGCTGCGGGATCAGCAATCCTTATATCTTCAACATTGCCGATATCTGGATATTTGCGGGCGCCTTTGCGCTGATCATTTTCAATGACGACAAGAGTGATAACAACACCACGTGA
- the purH gene encoding bifunctional phosphoribosylaminoimidazolecarboxamide formyltransferase/IMP cyclohydrolase yields the protein MTDLAPLRRALLSVSDKTGLLDLARALSERGVELLSTGGSAGALRDAGLAVTDVADVTGFPEMMDGRVKTLHPAVHGGLLALRDDEGHVAAMEEHGIGPIDLLVVNLYPFEETVAKGADYDTCIENIDIGGPAMIRAASKNHKFVSVVTDVEDYAALLAELDAHDGQTTYAFRQRLALTAYSRTAAYDAAVSAWMADALDETPRRRAVSGTLAQTLRYGENPHQSAAFYVDGTSRPGVATATQHQGKELSYNNINDTDAAFELVSEFDPKDGPAVAIIKHANPCGVARGATVAEAYEKAFQCDQTSAFGGIIAVNQPLDGQTAEAISGIFTEVVIAPGADADALSIFAKKKNLRLLTTDGLPNVSVGGLTYRQVSGGMLVQDKDVGHIGASDLKVVTKRAPTDQEVADMLFAWTVAKHVKSNAIVYAKNGATVGVGAGQMSRVDSTRIAARKAQDMADVMGLSESPTIGSVVSSDAFFPFADGLITAAEAGATALIQPGGSMRDDEVIAAADELGLAMVFTGMRHFRH from the coding sequence ATGACCGATCTCGCGCCCCTCCGCCGCGCCCTGCTTTCCGTATCTGACAAAACCGGCCTTCTGGACCTTGCCCGTGCACTGTCCGAGCGCGGAGTTGAGTTGCTCTCGACCGGAGGGTCGGCGGGCGCGTTGCGCGATGCGGGGCTTGCGGTGACGGATGTGGCCGACGTGACTGGCTTCCCCGAGATGATGGATGGTCGCGTAAAGACGCTGCACCCCGCAGTGCATGGCGGCCTGCTGGCATTGCGCGATGACGAGGGCCATGTCGCCGCAATGGAAGAACACGGTATCGGGCCAATCGATCTGCTGGTGGTCAACCTCTACCCGTTTGAGGAAACCGTGGCCAAAGGCGCGGATTACGATACTTGCATTGAGAACATCGACATTGGTGGCCCCGCGATGATCCGGGCGGCGTCCAAGAACCATAAATTCGTGAGCGTTGTGACCGATGTGGAAGACTACGCGGCATTGCTGGCCGAGCTGGACGCGCATGATGGGCAAACCACATACGCATTTCGGCAGCGACTGGCGTTGACCGCCTACTCGCGCACCGCCGCTTATGACGCCGCTGTCTCTGCTTGGATGGCGGATGCGTTGGACGAAACGCCGCGCCGCCGCGCCGTTTCTGGAACGCTGGCACAAACATTGCGCTATGGCGAGAACCCGCATCAGAGCGCGGCATTCTACGTTGATGGGACCTCCCGTCCCGGTGTTGCGACCGCGACGCAGCATCAGGGCAAAGAGTTGTCTTACAACAACATTAATGACACCGATGCTGCGTTTGAATTGGTCTCGGAATTTGATCCCAAGGACGGTCCGGCAGTCGCGATCATCAAACATGCCAACCCCTGCGGCGTGGCGCGAGGCGCGACGGTGGCGGAGGCCTATGAGAAGGCGTTTCAGTGCGACCAGACTTCCGCCTTTGGCGGCATCATCGCAGTGAACCAGCCGTTGGATGGGCAAACTGCAGAGGCTATCAGCGGGATATTCACCGAGGTTGTGATTGCGCCCGGTGCAGATGCGGATGCGTTGAGCATATTCGCCAAGAAGAAGAACCTGCGATTGCTGACCACGGATGGCTTGCCGAACGTGTCAGTTGGCGGCCTGACCTATCGGCAGGTGTCGGGCGGCATGTTGGTGCAGGACAAGGATGTCGGCCATATCGGCGCATCCGACCTGAAAGTGGTGACCAAGCGGGCGCCAACTGATCAGGAAGTCGCGGATATGCTGTTTGCCTGGACTGTTGCCAAACACGTGAAATCCAACGCCATTGTCTACGCCAAGAACGGGGCGACTGTTGGTGTGGGGGCGGGTCAGATGAGCCGGGTTGATTCAACCCGTATCGCGGCGCGCAAGGCGCAAGATATGGCTGACGTTATGGGATTGAGCGAAAGCCCGACCATCGGGTCTGTCGTCTCCTCGGATGCGTTTTTCCCCTTCGCGGATGGGTTGATCACAGCGGCGGAGGCCGGTGCCACGGCGTTGATCCAACCAGGCGGCTCGATGCGTGATGACGAGGTGATTGCGGCAGCCGATGAGTTGGGTCTCGCCATGGTCTTCACTGGCATGCGGCACTTTAGGCACTGA